A single genomic interval of Spirosoma linguale DSM 74 harbors:
- a CDS encoding Glyoxalase/bleomycin resistance protein/dioxygenase (PFAM: Glyoxalase/bleomycin resistance protein/dioxygenase~KEGG: mrd:Mrad2831_5414 glyoxalase/bleomycin resistance protein/dioxygenase), with product MKRLYLLVTLLLYVGICPAQTVRRVLYPTITVSDLDRVLPFYTDVLPFQLLGIRTVQGPALTRLFALSSSNVSARIATLQLGVDTLELMDFTQPSTARPIPFDSRSNDGWFQHIAIVVRDMDQAYSQLRQRKVTHISTGPQTLPAYIPAAAGVRAFYFRDPDGHSLELISFPPGKGKPVWQLPGDPLFLGIDHTAIGSEDTDTSLAFYRDLLGLTVGGSSENYGPEQEHLNQVYGARLMISGLTTGAGLGIELLDYVAPPGGRPYPAQSRATDLWHWHTTLLVSRLDELLSRIKKQNYTLISPGIVPLDGLGIAARRGLLVRDPDGHALLLCE from the coding sequence CTGTGTCGGACCTGGACCGGGTGCTGCCGTTCTACACCGATGTACTACCCTTTCAACTGCTGGGTATCCGCACCGTGCAGGGACCGGCACTAACACGCTTGTTCGCTCTGTCCAGTTCGAACGTATCAGCCCGGATTGCAACCCTCCAGCTGGGTGTCGATACCCTGGAACTGATGGATTTTACACAGCCCTCAACCGCCCGGCCTATTCCTTTTGATTCACGCAGTAACGACGGATGGTTTCAGCACATCGCCATTGTGGTTCGGGATATGGATCAGGCGTATAGCCAGCTCCGGCAGCGAAAAGTCACGCACATCAGCACCGGTCCTCAAACCTTACCCGCGTACATTCCAGCCGCGGCCGGTGTTCGGGCTTTCTATTTCCGCGACCCCGACGGCCATTCGCTTGAACTGATTTCGTTTCCGCCCGGCAAAGGCAAACCCGTCTGGCAGCTACCCGGCGACCCGTTATTCCTGGGTATCGACCATACCGCCATCGGCAGTGAGGATACGGATACCTCCCTCGCTTTCTACCGGGATCTGCTGGGTCTTACTGTGGGCGGGAGCAGCGAAAACTACGGCCCCGAGCAGGAGCATTTGAATCAGGTGTACGGTGCCCGGCTGATGATTTCCGGCCTTACCACCGGTGCGGGACTAGGCATTGAGCTACTGGATTATGTAGCACCGCCCGGCGGACGGCCTTACCCGGCTCAATCCAGGGCAACAGACCTCTGGCACTGGCACACAACACTGCTGGTCAGTCGGTTGGATGAGCTACTAAGTCGAATCAAGAAACAAAACTATACGCTTATCTCCCCCGGTATTGTTCCGCTCGACGGTCTGGGCATAGCCGCCCGGCGCGGTCTGCTCGTCCGCGACCCCGATGGGCACGCCTTACTCCTTTGTGAATAA
- a CDS encoding protein of unknown function DUF336 (PFAM: protein of unknown function DUF336~KEGG: eci:UTI89_C3393 hypothetical protein) has product MKFTHVYVPVLVWLVAITTASAQVKTTYTLTQESCKKIAAISIKYAVDQGAPGGSIAIVDAGGHLLYLERMDNTFAQAAEVSYEKARTAALFKKDTKGFEDNINGGRVALTTVGPVMLQGGIPIVYKGDVIGAIGVSGTKSADQDTEVAKAGAGVNLN; this is encoded by the coding sequence ATGAAATTTACCCACGTTTACGTTCCTGTTCTAGTCTGGCTGGTGGCCATCACGACGGCCAGTGCCCAGGTAAAAACAACCTACACCCTTACGCAGGAAAGCTGCAAAAAAATTGCGGCCATTTCCATAAAATACGCCGTCGACCAGGGCGCACCCGGTGGTAGTATCGCCATTGTCGATGCGGGGGGTCATTTACTCTACCTCGAACGGATGGACAATACCTTCGCCCAGGCCGCCGAGGTGTCGTATGAGAAGGCCCGCACGGCAGCACTGTTCAAGAAAGACACCAAAGGGTTTGAAGACAACATCAACGGCGGTCGCGTGGCCCTAACGACGGTGGGGCCGGTCATGCTACAGGGTGGTATTCCGATTGTGTATAAGGGCGATGTGATTGGGGCCATTGGCGTCAGCGGAACGAAAAGTGCCGACCAGGACACCGAGGTAGCTAAAGCGGGGGCGGGAGTCAACCTGAACTGA
- a CDS encoding short-chain dehydrogenase/reductase SDR (PFAM: short-chain dehydrogenase/reductase SDR; KR domain protein~KEGG: bxe:Bxe_B0443 glucose 1-dehydrogenase), which produces MYQNPNNRLKNQTCIVTGANSGIGRAIATAMAREGANVVVNYVSNEPATEAVLAEIKQMGGTAIGFRADVSQEEQVMAMFAETIQTFGTVDIMVNNAGLQRDAAFHEMTKRDWQQVIDVNLTGQFFCAREAIREYLRRGFRPEVSVALGKILCISSVHEVIPWAGHANYAASKGGVMLMMKSIAQEYGPKKIRINSIAPGAIRTPINRMAWETPEAENELLKLIPYLRIGETSDIGATAVWLASDESDYIHGTSIFVDGGMTLYPGFTTNG; this is translated from the coding sequence ATGTATCAAAACCCCAATAATCGTCTGAAGAACCAGACCTGTATCGTTACGGGTGCCAACTCCGGTATCGGCCGCGCTATCGCCACGGCCATGGCGCGCGAGGGAGCCAATGTTGTTGTTAATTACGTATCGAACGAGCCTGCTACGGAGGCCGTGTTGGCCGAAATTAAACAGATGGGCGGCACCGCCATCGGGTTTCGGGCCGATGTGAGTCAGGAAGAGCAGGTGATGGCGATGTTTGCCGAAACGATCCAGACGTTTGGCACGGTCGATATTATGGTCAATAACGCCGGTTTGCAGCGCGACGCGGCCTTTCACGAGATGACTAAACGCGACTGGCAGCAGGTAATCGACGTGAACCTGACCGGACAATTCTTCTGCGCTCGTGAAGCCATTCGGGAGTATCTGCGCCGGGGCTTTCGGCCAGAGGTATCCGTAGCATTGGGCAAGATTTTATGCATCAGTTCGGTGCATGAGGTCATTCCGTGGGCAGGTCACGCCAATTACGCGGCTTCCAAAGGCGGAGTGATGCTGATGATGAAATCCATCGCACAGGAGTACGGCCCGAAAAAGATCCGCATCAACAGCATTGCACCGGGAGCCATTCGAACGCCAATAAATCGGATGGCCTGGGAAACACCAGAAGCGGAGAATGAATTGCTTAAATTGATTCCATATCTGCGCATCGGTGAAACCTCGGACATTGGCGCAACCGCCGTTTGGCTGGCCTCCGACGAATCGGACTACATTCACGGCACCAGCATTTTCGTGGATGGCGGCATGACGCTGTACCCTGGTTTTACTACAAATGGGTAA
- a CDS encoding Gluconolactonase (PFAM: SMP-30/Gluconolaconase/LRE domain protein~KEGG: xcv:XCV4353 gluconolactonase precursor), translated as MRLCIILLLFLPQTLPAQEIRELAWGNPTAVVDLRKPESSQLVKAQWRSLNPSITPAKFNAPGPSATDKFRLYPTGKPISTFTLEPRFGTPAFNQSPWETVAPTDLETRRGNGLLSHVWYRTTVTLPQTVGTFAVTGSRVLFELVADDYSEVWINGKLRKSFGARANGVINGYNARQRVWLTDNAKPGDTFDLSILVTNGPIADLPDNYVWIRSATLDFYPTKPIPDAWKNLGQVVQIQDGLKSVIDPAVRIEKVADGFQFTEGPVWHPDGYLLFSDPNANVIYKYDPHLGNVSIYMTKTGYTGYDIGEYHQPGSNGLAIDPAGHLVLCQHGNRRIIRDEIKGPMTVLSDGYDGRKLNSPNDLVIKSNGDVYFTDPPYGLPKAFADPRKETPYSGVYRIRNGKTDLLTTELGGPNGIAFSPDEKFLYVSNWDIRDIHNTKTLWRFAVKDDGTLSAGKVFFDMNQTDDDEALDGIKVDTKGNIFVSAPGGVWIISPTGQYLGKIVGPERPANMAWGDDGKTLYLTAHTGLYKITTINGGRMAHQMN; from the coding sequence ATGAGACTCTGTATCATCCTCCTTTTATTCCTGCCCCAGACACTCCCCGCGCAGGAAATTCGGGAATTAGCCTGGGGCAATCCTACAGCCGTTGTTGACCTCCGAAAACCGGAGAGCAGCCAGTTAGTGAAGGCACAATGGCGCAGTCTGAACCCCAGCATCACGCCCGCAAAATTCAACGCCCCCGGCCCATCGGCGACAGATAAATTTCGGCTCTACCCCACCGGAAAGCCCATCAGCACGTTCACCCTTGAACCCCGCTTCGGAACGCCCGCTTTCAACCAGTCGCCCTGGGAAACCGTAGCGCCCACCGATCTCGAAACCCGGCGGGGCAACGGCCTCCTAAGCCATGTCTGGTATAGGACAACCGTGACCCTGCCTCAAACTGTGGGCACCTTTGCCGTCACGGGCTCGCGGGTGTTGTTCGAGCTGGTGGCCGACGACTACAGTGAAGTCTGGATTAACGGCAAGCTTCGTAAATCATTTGGGGCGCGGGCCAATGGCGTGATCAACGGCTACAATGCCCGGCAGCGCGTCTGGCTGACCGACAACGCCAAACCCGGCGACACCTTCGACCTCTCGATTTTGGTCACCAACGGCCCCATCGCCGATTTACCCGATAATTACGTCTGGATTCGGAGTGCCACGCTGGACTTCTATCCGACGAAGCCAATACCCGATGCCTGGAAAAATCTGGGGCAGGTGGTCCAGATTCAGGACGGCTTAAAATCGGTGATCGACCCGGCGGTACGCATCGAGAAAGTGGCCGATGGGTTTCAGTTCACGGAAGGCCCCGTTTGGCACCCCGACGGCTACCTGCTCTTCAGCGACCCGAATGCGAACGTCATTTACAAGTACGACCCGCACCTGGGAAACGTCAGTATTTACATGACCAAAACGGGGTATACCGGCTACGACATCGGCGAGTATCACCAACCCGGCTCCAATGGACTGGCGATTGATCCGGCCGGGCATCTGGTGTTGTGTCAGCATGGCAACCGGCGCATCATCCGCGATGAAATCAAAGGCCCCATGACGGTGCTCTCGGATGGATACGACGGCAGAAAGCTGAACAGTCCTAATGATCTGGTCATCAAATCGAACGGCGATGTGTATTTTACGGACCCGCCTTATGGCTTACCGAAAGCCTTTGCCGACCCGCGGAAGGAAACACCCTATTCCGGCGTGTACCGTATCCGAAACGGCAAAACAGACTTGCTCACCACCGAACTCGGCGGTCCCAACGGCATTGCATTCTCGCCCGATGAGAAGTTCCTCTACGTGTCCAACTGGGACATCCGCGACATCCACAACACCAAGACTCTCTGGCGATTTGCGGTTAAAGACGATGGTACCTTAAGCGCCGGCAAGGTGTTCTTCGACATGAACCAAACGGACGACGATGAAGCATTAGACGGCATCAAGGTCGATACAAAAGGAAACATTTTCGTATCGGCACCGGGTGGTGTCTGGATTATCTCGCCAACGGGGCAGTATCTGGGGAAGATCGTTGGCCCTGAGCGACCGGCCAACATGGCCTGGGGCGACGACGGCAAAACGCTGTACCTCACCGCCCACACCGGCCTGTATAAGATTACTACCATCAACGGCGGCCGAATGGCACATCAAATGAACTAA
- a CDS encoding YHS domain protein (PFAM: YHS domain protein~KEGG: sde:Sde_3840 hypothetical protein) produces the protein MSTKHIGLLVLTLLLTAPVMAQFPVRKDGKYLQNLDANGCALQGYDCVAMMTMPDSTIKGKADFASDYEGAKYWFASANNKALFDANPAKYAPLYGGFCAIAVAEGNLRPIQVWTHQIIDGHLTVNHNAKALKIWLKNPTKNLQVAQKKWPTVSQKPAQYDILHNGETQESLAQTSFEGPK, from the coding sequence ATGAGTACGAAACACATTGGCCTGCTTGTACTAACCCTGTTGCTGACTGCACCGGTCATGGCGCAGTTTCCCGTCCGAAAAGACGGCAAGTACCTACAAAATCTCGATGCGAACGGCTGTGCGCTACAGGGCTACGACTGTGTGGCGATGATGACCATGCCCGACTCGACCATTAAAGGGAAAGCCGACTTTGCCTCGGATTATGAAGGGGCCAAATACTGGTTTGCCTCCGCCAATAATAAAGCTCTCTTCGATGCCAATCCAGCCAAGTATGCCCCGTTGTATGGCGGGTTCTGTGCCATCGCCGTGGCCGAGGGAAACCTGCGCCCCATTCAGGTCTGGACGCACCAGATCATTGACGGTCATCTGACGGTGAATCACAACGCTAAAGCCCTCAAAATCTGGCTGAAAAACCCAACGAAGAATCTACAGGTAGCCCAGAAAAAATGGCCCACGGTGAGTCAGAAACCTGCCCAGTACGACATTCTTCATAATGGCGAAACGCAGGAATCGCTGGCACAAACCTCTTTTGAAGGACCTAAGTAG
- a CDS encoding conserved hypothetical protein (KEGG: sfu:Sfum_0673 hypothetical protein), whose translation MTPSKMTDKQTTAEHTRLNEHYAGQKDWLHWGPYLSERQWGTVREDYSPHGNAWDYFTHDHARSRAYRWGEDGLAGISDEKQRLCFAVALWNGKDPILKERLFGLTGSEGNHGEDVKELYYYLDNTPTHSYMKHLYKYPQAAFPYADLVNTNRNRGRDQPEYELLDTGIFDDNRYFDVVTEYAKSNDRDILIRITAHNRGPEAAELHLLPTLWFRNGWSFGQMDKKPRIRCSVDGIGCRSIITESPNQGDYTLYFEPTRQVLFTENETNAERLYGLPGAHPYTKDAFHRTLVEGDHGLLANRVEGSKVAPVYHLTIPTGESATVKLRLVRGTNPDPFGQAFDQLVDQRIAEADAFYAAFQPGALDDETRRIQRQAFAGMLWSKQFYYLDMPQWLDGDPGNPAPPASRKTGRNHQWRTLNNEDIISMPDKWEYPWYAAWDLAFHCVPLAMVDAQFAKNQLILFLREWYMHPNGQLPAYEWAFGDVNPPVHAWSCLMVYKLDASRTGTGDVNFLKRVFQKLLLNFTWWVNRKDAKGNNVFEGGFLGLDNIGVFDRSNEIPGGGRLEQADGTSWMAMYCLNMLEMALEIAQTDNTYEDVATKFFEHFVYIAESLNRMGEDWAGSWDEREGFFYDILELPDGKYVPLKIRSLVGLSTLFAVLKIPKAIFQKLPDFTQRMKWFQQYQKKSQMHVVVEDIADNEDLLLSLIPPARLLRLLHAMLDEREFLAPGGIRSISKIHEHGYGVQIAGQQFGLRYEPGESSSGLFGGNSNWRGPIWLPMNYLLIKAMNTYHSYYGEQLRVEFPTGSDNWVLLGEAAQQLAQRIIGMFRPDESGHRPINNHDDRYATDPHFKDLVLFYEYFHGDNSRGVGASHQTGWTGVVAELISDV comes from the coding sequence ATGACGCCAAGCAAAATGACTGACAAACAAACCACCGCCGAACACACTCGCCTGAATGAGCACTATGCCGGGCAAAAAGACTGGCTGCACTGGGGGCCGTATCTGTCCGAACGGCAATGGGGCACTGTCCGGGAAGATTACAGTCCGCATGGTAATGCCTGGGACTATTTTACGCACGACCATGCCCGGTCCAGAGCGTACCGATGGGGGGAAGATGGCCTGGCGGGCATCTCCGACGAGAAACAACGACTCTGCTTTGCGGTGGCGCTCTGGAATGGTAAAGACCCGATTTTAAAAGAGCGATTGTTTGGGCTGACCGGCAGCGAGGGCAACCACGGCGAAGATGTGAAGGAGTTGTACTACTACCTCGACAACACGCCCACGCATTCGTACATGAAACACTTGTACAAGTACCCACAGGCTGCTTTCCCGTATGCCGACCTAGTCAACACGAACCGAAATCGGGGCCGCGATCAGCCGGAATACGAACTGCTCGACACGGGTATTTTTGATGACAATCGTTATTTCGACGTTGTTACGGAATATGCCAAATCCAACGACCGCGACATCCTCATCCGAATAACCGCCCACAACAGAGGACCGGAAGCGGCCGAACTACACCTGCTGCCAACACTCTGGTTTCGTAACGGCTGGTCGTTTGGGCAGATGGACAAGAAACCCCGCATTCGGTGCAGTGTCGATGGAATCGGGTGCCGCAGCATCATAACAGAGAGTCCTAACCAGGGCGACTACACCCTTTATTTCGAGCCCACCCGGCAGGTGTTGTTCACCGAAAACGAAACCAATGCCGAGCGGCTCTATGGGTTGCCCGGTGCCCACCCGTACACCAAAGATGCCTTTCACCGAACCCTTGTCGAAGGTGACCACGGGCTGCTGGCAAACCGGGTGGAGGGCTCTAAAGTCGCGCCCGTTTATCACCTCACCATACCGACGGGCGAGTCGGCCACGGTGAAGCTTCGGCTCGTTCGCGGGACTAACCCCGACCCGTTCGGCCAGGCCTTCGACCAGCTTGTCGACCAGCGAATCGCAGAAGCGGATGCCTTTTATGCCGCTTTTCAGCCAGGAGCTCTGGACGACGAAACCCGCCGGATTCAGCGGCAGGCATTTGCCGGGATGCTCTGGTCAAAACAATTTTATTACCTCGACATGCCGCAATGGCTCGACGGTGACCCCGGTAATCCAGCCCCACCGGCTAGTCGCAAAACCGGCCGAAACCACCAGTGGCGGACGCTGAACAACGAAGATATTATTTCCATGCCCGACAAGTGGGAATACCCCTGGTATGCGGCCTGGGACCTGGCGTTTCATTGCGTCCCGCTGGCGATGGTCGACGCCCAGTTCGCCAAAAACCAGCTTATTCTGTTTCTGCGCGAATGGTACATGCACCCCAACGGGCAGCTACCGGCTTACGAATGGGCGTTCGGCGATGTTAACCCGCCCGTTCATGCGTGGTCGTGCCTGATGGTGTACAAGCTCGACGCTAGCCGTACGGGTACCGGCGATGTCAATTTTCTGAAGCGCGTTTTTCAGAAACTACTCCTCAATTTTACCTGGTGGGTGAACCGCAAAGATGCCAAAGGCAACAACGTGTTTGAGGGTGGCTTTCTGGGACTGGACAACATCGGCGTGTTCGACCGGAGCAACGAAATTCCCGGTGGCGGGCGACTGGAGCAGGCCGACGGTACAAGCTGGATGGCCATGTACTGCCTGAACATGCTCGAAATGGCGCTGGAAATTGCCCAAACCGACAATACCTATGAAGATGTAGCCACCAAATTCTTTGAGCACTTTGTTTACATCGCCGAGTCGCTCAACCGCATGGGCGAAGACTGGGCGGGCTCCTGGGATGAACGCGAAGGGTTTTTCTACGATATTCTCGAACTACCTGATGGGAAGTATGTGCCGCTGAAAATCCGGTCGCTGGTGGGATTGTCGACGCTGTTTGCCGTGCTGAAAATCCCCAAAGCCATCTTCCAGAAACTGCCCGACTTCACCCAGCGTATGAAGTGGTTTCAACAGTACCAGAAAAAATCGCAGATGCACGTGGTGGTGGAAGACATTGCCGACAATGAAGACCTGCTCCTGTCCCTGATTCCTCCGGCGCGGCTCCTGCGGCTACTTCATGCCATGCTGGATGAGCGGGAGTTTCTGGCACCGGGCGGCATCCGGTCCATCTCCAAAATTCATGAACATGGCTACGGCGTTCAGATTGCGGGACAGCAGTTTGGTCTGCGCTACGAGCCTGGCGAGTCGTCAAGTGGTCTGTTTGGCGGGAACTCCAACTGGCGCGGCCCCATCTGGCTACCGATGAATTACCTGCTGATCAAAGCCATGAACACCTACCATAGTTACTACGGCGAACAACTCCGCGTTGAATTTCCGACGGGTTCGGACAACTGGGTATTATTGGGTGAAGCGGCTCAGCAACTCGCCCAACGCATCATCGGCATGTTTCGCCCGGATGAGTCGGGGCACCGTCCCATTAACAACCATGACGACCGGTATGCCACAGACCCACATTTCAAAGACCTGGTGTTGTTCTACGAATATTTTCACGGCGACAACTCACGCGGTGTCGGAGCCAGTCACCAGACCGGCTGGACGGGCGTTGTAGCCGAGCTGATTTCAGATGTATGA